tttttagtagacggggtttcatcgtgttagccaggatggtctcgatctcctgacctcatgatctgcccgccttggcctcccaaattgctgggattacaggcatgagccaccgcgcccggcccaaagcACTGATTTTAACAAGTCTTACAAACTGaaagaataataaatgaaaagaaattcataCCTAAGTGTACTAAAGTGAAACTTCTTAAGACTGAAgactaaaaacaaatattaaaataactcaggccaggtgtggtggctcacgcctgtaatcctagcaatttgggaggccgaggcaggcggatcacctgaggtcaggagttcaagaccagccgagccaacacggcaaaaccttgtctctactaaaaatacaaaaattagctggtggtgggcgcctgtaatcccagctactcaggaggctgaggcacgacaatcacttgaacccaggaggcggaggttgcagtgagctgagatgcccctgcactccagcctgggcgacaagagcaaaactccatctcaaaaaaaagaaaaaaaaaagaatccggagaaaagaaaattactttcaAAAGAGCCCTAATATACTAACAGCTGACTTTCCActagtaaaaatgggaaagaatAGACAGTGGAATGTTATTTTCAGTGTGCTGAAACAAAACAGTTAccataaaataatgacatttgaGATACACTAGAGGAGACACATTTTGCCACTATCAAATCTACAATGAAGGAAATTTTAAAGCATGTATTTCAGGCAGGAGGAGAATGATCTCACATGAAAAGTCTTAGACACAAGGAATTAagagcaaagaaaatggaaaatgtgtAAGTAAATCCAGTGTTTaatgtataaaacaataataatagtccTGTGGactttcaaaaatacaaaattaaaatacacaacAATAGCATATAAATCAGGAAAGAATATATGGAGTTCAAGTGTTCTGACTTccttatattattaaattttgataaattaaaaatgtgtaatataattttaaaagtaatcaataaaataatagaatataattttaaactgGTAAAGAGGAGGATTTGATACATAAAAATCAGATACCCGtctaaaagagaacaaaaaggagagaagaagaaatgTAATAGATCAGACAAATGAAAGCACTTTGGAAGATGGCATATTTAATTCTAAATATAGTAGCAAGAAATGTAAAAGGACTAAATGGTTCAGTTAAAGTTAAAGATtgactgttaaaaaaaatccaaccacTAATAGGAGACACATTTgaaacataataataaagaaaggttgaaattaaaaggaaaatacataCCTTGTAAACACCAACGAAAGAAGGCTGATATGTCTAgaggaaaacatcagacaaaacaCTTTAAGGCAGAAAGCATTAGTACAGATAAAGAGGGATACTTTATACTTATTAGAGGTTTCAATTAACCAAACGGATATTGTTTTTCATTCATATGAATCTTAAGACTATGAGAAAGTCTCAAGATTTTATACAGCAAAAGTTGAGAGActacaaaagagaaataacataAATTACCATATATATGTGGAGAGGTGGGCATAATATAAAACTTGGTATGTACAactgcaaaatatacattcttttcaagcatGTGAATGgaatcttaaatataaatataaatatatagatatagataaaaaTTGACATGGCTTTTCCCCCTTCCAGCCAGGTAGCAATTTTCATTATtcccaagtgttcatttggaacacATATAACACATTATTTGTGTACATAAAAGCAGGTTAGATAGGCTCCACCCTTATGAGTTTACAAGCAATGCAAACACACCAATGTTGAGCACTGGTAAGAGCCAGTTCTGTAGAGGATACTAGTTTATCTCCTTTAATTTAACTCTCATCCTATTATGTCGGTATTATTATGCCTAATGTGGGGAAAAGAACTAAGACACAGAGATCGAGCAAAAATTTTAAGATcacccccccactttttttttttttttttttttgagatgaagtctcactctgtcacccaggctggagtgcagtggcgtgatcttgactcactgcaacctccgcctcctgagttcaagtgattctcctgcctcagcctcctgggtagctgggattacaggcaagtgccaccaggcctgggtaatttttgtattttttgtagagatggagtttcaccatgttggccaggctggtctcgaactcctgacctcaggtgatctgcccacctcagcctcccaaagcactgggattacaggcataagccacaacgCCCAGCCGAAGATCACCTCTTTAGTAAATGACAGTGCTAGGATTTGAATGTATTCTTTATTAGCAATGAGCCAGCTCCAGAAAATACTTATTCGTTTCAGGCTGGAAGTAGGGAGGTAAGCATTCCTATCGAAGGATCTCTAATAATATTAGGAAGCTATCTTTGTACAGCACTGACAAACGTTTAAGTGTCTGCAATATAGTAGAATTACATATTGAGCCAAAGAAGTGGCTAAAATAGTTTGATGAGAGAGCTGTCTTAGAAGACAGAGTTAGTGCTAGTGACTCGGAATGTGAGAATGGCTGAGTGTAAAGAACTATCATGTACTCagcataaagaaattaaaaagcctCTTCTATTTGACATCTTATGCTATTGAAAATCCTTCTAGTTCAAGTTCACTATTTTCCCATTGCTTATACATCCTGAAGTGAATTTCAATCTCAACAGTCTTTCATGACCAAATGAAAGTCGTTATAAATTCCCTCTGCTTTCAAGTTTTTAGAATGTGTATTATCTATTTTACTGCTCAATACAGGGAGGAAAACATAGATAAGTATAATTATAGAGTGTATCAGTCAAATATTTAAATCTATTCAATATTTGAATAATTAGGCCCACTTCATCTTCTATCAACTGTTTTAATATCTGTTCACCTGAGCTTCACGCCTCAAGTCTCATCCCACTCTCTTACCTTCTCCACATCTTTCCCTCAGCCTCACAGCTGCATTGCTCCAACATAGCCGTTATAGTTATCTTTTCAAAGCAAATATTTGATTATATcatttaaatgctttaaaaaaatcagtagctttcacttaaaaatatccgCACTCAATTTAGTGTGGTCATAATGGGCTTTGCAATCTTGCCCCAGTTTATCTTTCCAGTCTCAGCTTCTCCACGCCTTACACCCTCTTAGGACAAAAATAACAGACTGAGGGCCCATTTATGGAGAATACTGTACTGTGTTGTCATGCCTATGTGACAAGAAACTGAAGCCAGAGAGGTTAAACAGCCTGTTTAAGACACACAATAAGAAAATGGCAGAGCCGAGATTCAAACTCAGATCTCACTGACTCCAACTCATGGGCATAACCCAGTACACTACATTGCCTTCTTCTGTCTTTTACATCTtttgtgaattttgttttaaccacatgaaacaaaattaattttgagCACATTAAATGGTGTGCATAATCACTACTGTCTTGCATCATAATTGGGTATAAAATATCAATCAGCCAGTGTCACAagaaatttttgttatttctgaagAATTTAGGGTTGCCATTAGTGTCAATAGTCTTCCTTCACCTCAGACACTTAATAATACCCTCTTTTCATTTAAGACTCACTATGTGCCATGCATTGTGATAAGTATTTTATAAACACAATAGCATGTAATGCCCAAAGTACCCTGTGagataattatttctatttccatttgtgatgaggaaactgagggttaAAAAGGCTAAATTGCTGAAGATTAAACAGCTAGTAGTGGAGCTGGAACTCTACTGAACTCAAACCGTCTAACTTTAAAGCCTGTGACCTCAACTAACTACCCTATACAACCTCCCTTTAAATGTCCTAGATTGAACTTCTCAGTAAACTGGATCCTATCCTGTACATCGTATTTTTGCCTAAAATTCCTTGTTTCCTAAACATGTAGTTTTCTCTTGCCAGTCTTATCTTTCCTACTAAGTAGCTGACCAGCTTCTTTCTGCTCCCATTCTTCTAGTATCCTGGGTACTAAACAGCTTAAAATAAGAGACTCCTGTCATGAACTGGGGTTTATTTTCCCCGTGGTAATGGCTTCAGAGGAAGAAAATGGCGGTGATCTAAGCCATGGGTcaagtggctgaggtgggaagaaaaGACTTCCAAGGGCATATGATACAAGAAACACTTTCCTATTCCTTTCATTTATCTGGGCTAAGATTCCCAAATGCCTAGGACCTAGAACTCCTTATGACTTTGTATACTTTCTTCTGTACTCAGTCAGGGTGGCCTTCAGGCCTGCAGGTTGCAGTTACAAGAAACTGTGATGCTTTTTTTTTGAACCTCGTAGCTTATGATTTTAGACATCAATTCATTTACATATGTCAGGCATTGATCTAGATACCAGATGAAAACGAAGCtgagaacaaaacaaagaacCTACCATCCTGGATTTTATAGAGACAACAGACAATTAACAAATACATAATACAGTGGCAaatgtgataaatgctatgaagaaaaagtaaagggACAGAAAATGATGAAGGTATCCTTCGGgcagtagagaaaaaaaagaaaatgatgaaaggtGATGGTGGGTTAGGGCTGTTATTTTAGTTTGGTGGTCAGGGAAGATCTTTCTCAGGTGGTATTATTTGAGTAAAAATCCACAAATGAAGTTAAGAAACAAGATGTGAGCATATCTGAAGAAAAAACATTCTGGCAGAATAAACAGCCTTGAGGTGGAAGGTATGCTTGTCATGTTTGAGGAAAATAAGGAGCAGTTAGATGGAGCAGATTGAATGAGGAAAAGAGTAGTGGGAGACGTGGTTTAAGAATATCCAGGGACCAAGCAGAGCTTTGGATTTTATTGTAAATGTGTTGGGAAGCCACTTGAAGATTTTGAACAAAAGAGTGAAAGAATCAGATTTATATTCTAATAGGATACATCTTGCTGCTGAATAAAGTATACACTATAAGGAGGCAAGGATGGAAGGAAGTGACCAAATAGAGTAACAGTGGTAGAGAATTTGAGAagattcagattcaggaaatgctTTGAAGATAGAGCTGATAAGAACTGCTAATGGATTGAATATGGGGTGTTTAGCTTTAACCCAAAGTCTTTGGGTTTTGGCTGAGGCAACTAATTGAATGAAGGTGCCATTTACTGGGATGAGGAAAACTGAGATGCGGATTAAGTTTAGGAGAGGAAATCAAGAGTTTGGTTTTAGATTTGTGAGAGACTGACTTTCAAGTTCCTGGGGACAATGGGCCTCTAGTAGCTGCAGCTGGTGTTAACCTTTTACAGGGACATCTCTAAGTGGAGGTTAGGGggcagagaaacagaagaaataaagttCCTTCTGAGTAATCTCCCAGATATTCAAGTGATAAAAAGCAGGTTAGTCATCTGAACCTGTCTTATACACACTGATTTCAGGGCAAGAAGAAGTCTCCTCTCTCTTCAAAAAATGTTCCGATTTCTATTGTCTCAAAATTTctgaatttaaattaaatgtatcTTGCAATTAGAGAAAGCATAAAATGTAAAGAGCTTGAGAGACAATCCAGTGCGTATGAGTTTTTACCAAAGTATAACTGAGAGCAAATGAAGGTCCTGAATGTTTAATCTTTTTGTGAAGAGAAAAGAGGtagatattaaataaaacaaagattttatAATCTTGCTTTGGCACTGCCctatttatcataatttttaagtgagaaactacagaaagagtgtttgtaTCTTGAAGAATCATCTAAGTTTATACCCAAGGGGGGATTACGCATTTAAATTCTTTCTCTTCCCCACATTTTAATCCTTTCTATCTTTTAACCCTTAGTCTTTTCCCAAAAGTGTTCTTCAACTAGAAGTCCTGTGGCATGATTGAGGCTTGTCACCTCTCTACTAGGGCCAGATTTCAAACAGATGGCCCAGGAGAATGCTACTTGTCTGTACAGTTCTCCATTTGATGTTGCAGAGTGCTAGTATCCTAGGGGAAGGGTAACACATTTAACTCCAGAAAGGATTTAAAGcagttttgcaattttttttctgattatcagAGTAATATATGATTactgcaaaatattttaacaaaaaagttaaaaaaagactaCTTGAATTCCTACTTACTAGAGGCAATCCCAACAACATTTTGGCATATTTCCTTCCACTGTCTTatatgcattttgtttttttcataacTGAGATCTCTATTGTATAAGCAATTTTGCTGCCTGCTGTTTTTGCTTAGTTATGGTATATATGTTTGTCTCtatcattacatttttaaagctacGTAATCATCTATAACATGGCTATACTATAGTTTACTCGAGATGGTTTCTGattatttataattacaaataaCACTGTGATAAACAGCTTTGTGCATAAATCTTCGCTCTTCTTTTGGATGACTTACTAAAGGAGGAATTGGTAGATTAAATGTATACATACTTTTTAAAGCTTCTGATGTAAATTGTTACAATGATTTCCAGAAAGGATGTTATCAAATTACActtgggaagggaaggagagagctaTTGGAACTATCAGATCTGGTAGAAAATATCTGACAGCAATTCTTACAAAGTACTATGCCCCTGGGGAAgagtcttttctctctctggaaAAGGGGTTAtcttaaagtattaaaattattACATCAGATTTTCCACACCACGCAATATGCATGGATCgtgaggaggaaaggagaattGAGAATTTGAGTTAGAAGTCACATATAAGCTGACATGTCAGAAATGACCAATTTGGGAAACTAAGTTTACCAACACTGCTAAAGgactcaaatttattttaaacagtgGTTCAGATATTAATTGTGATTATGCAGTATCaggtttatttaattttgtatgaTTTCATGCTATTTAATGAGAGACAATATAAtgagtgtttttcaaactgtgggTCCTAATCCATTTGTAAATTATGAAATCAATGTATTTTCTATGACTggtatttttaagaaacaaaacacaatagAATGAAAAATAGAGAATGCACTGCAAACATTTCAAtgtatgattttataatttacaaatagaTTAGGATCCACAGTATTATTTTGTGAGATTTTTGTTTCAGTTACATGTGTGCGTATACTATAGAACACACTTATTATTGTGGGACgtgattaaggaaaaaaatagtttgaagCCATTGGTGTAGTGGAAAGTCTGGGCTTTGGAATTAGCCAGAACAAGTTTGAATCTGAGCTCTGCTTGGCTTTTATCCATTATCTAACTAAATGGCTCAATCACCACAttgaaaacagagagaaataatatctcctttttggtttgtgtgtgtatgtatgaagaTTAGAGATTACTTAAGCAGAATGCCTACAGCATAGTCAATGATTAATATATAATTACTTCCAAATCTTTCCCAAAATAATGTTCTCCTTGTAAAAATACTTCATTCAGTAAAGAAAGACAATGTGTTTTATTGATGACTACATCTGTTATGCTATCGTGTACTTTTAAAACACCTCTGTCAGTCTTTTTCTCCAATTTGGTTTAGTAAGGAGACTTGAGCACATAGTCTTTCCCCTTCCTGTTCTCACACTTTATTTACCTATATTATGGATGTCGGCACTTTACATCTGTCATAGATGGTCTAACTGTTGCCTAGTTCAATTACTACTAAACACTTTCAAACCTCTTCTAGTTCTCAAAATACTGGTGGGAACATTGCAGGGTGCCAAATGAAAATCTGTTGAGTTTGCTCTACAGCACACCTTTTGCAAAGTATCACTTGTGGTGTACGGGGAAGCAGCTGTAATGCTGATTCCGCCGGCATTTCTCACTCAATCTACTGCATGCTAAACAGGCCGGTTAGGTATTAAGTCATACTCTGGGAAGTACAAGTGGAAAGTGTGAACAGAGAAACGATTTTATGCGAGGACAGTGGAAAATTTCCTCTGTCTACTCCTGCTCCCATCGAGGAGGAGCACTTAAGAGCGCAGAGGCCCAGGACCCAGCCGCGCTCGGGCGTCCCGACTCGGAGGCTGGCGGCGCGCAGGCACGCTCTCCCGCGCTGAGAGCCCTTCTGCGGAGATGAACTCTCGAGTGTCGCCGCCGCGCGCGGGCCCGATCGATACCGGCGGGCGGACGTGCTCCCGCCGCCGAGAGCAGCCACAGGGCGGTGCAGTCAGCTGTCCGGCCGCTGGGTCGCACTTCTCATCAGCTCAATACCCGCAGAGGACGTGCACTGGTTCCCTCGCGGACACCCACCCCGTGGTCTCCGCCGCACCTTCTGCCCACCGCCCCTTCCGCTCGGCCGTCCGGCGCAGGGCGGGAGCTTTTCAGCCAGACGCCCTCGCGTTGGGGGCAGTCGGGTCCCGGCCCGAGCGGAGGGCGTCGTGAAGTGGTCTTTTCGCCCGGCTCCCCAGTGGGACGCTCCGCGGAGGCGGCCAAGGCGGGGAGTGTCGAGCTCCCTCACACTCTGGACCTTACCTTCTGGCGTCTTCGCCCGGGAGGCTGCAGGGGTAGGCGGACCCAGCCGGCCACAGGGGCAGGTTAGCGGCGCTGTGAGGCGGGGCTGGGCGTGCGCCGCTGCCGCCGCCAGATTCGTCTACTCCAGTGAATCCGGACGGGAGAAAGCCCCGCCCCCGGCGCCCGCTCCCACTCCTGATTGGCCGGGCAAGCCCGGGGCGGCCCGGCTGGACCCCGGCCCGCGTCTCAGCTATAAAGACAGCCCCGGCATGACAGCCGCGGCGAAGCTCTTCTAGTTCATCTGCTGGTCGGCTCTCGGTCCCCGTGGCGCCCCCTTTCCTCTTGTCCCCGAGCGCTCTCGACTCCACCATGCCAAGGGGCTTCCTGGTGAAGCGAACTAAACGGACAGGCGGCTCGTACCGAGTTCGCCTTGCGGAGCGTGTCTTCCCTCTGCTGGGGCCCCAGGGGGCGCCGCCCTTCTTGGAGGAGGCTCCCAGCGCCTCCTTGCCCGGTGCGGAGCGGGCGGCGCCCCCCACCCGAGAGGAACCAGGAAAGGGGCTGACGGCGGAGGCGGCCCGGGAACAGTCGGGGTCGCCATGTCGGGCGGCTGGGGTGAGCTCGGGGACGGGCGGGCGGGAAGGCGCGGAGTGGCGGGCGGGTGGCAGGGAAGGTTCcgggcccagccccagccccagccccagccccagtccagcGAAGCCGGCAGGCGCAGAGCTGCGTCGGGCGTTCCTGGAGCGCTGCCTCAGCTCGCCTGTCTCCGCCGAGTCCTTCCCCGGGGGCGCCGCCGCCGTGGCCGCTTTCTCCTGCTCCGTGGCGCCAGCAGCCGCACCAACCTCGGGGGAGCAGTTTCTGCTGCCGCTCCGGGCGCCGTTCCCAGAGCCCGCGCTTCAGCCGGACCCTGCGCCCCTCTCGGCCGCCCTGCAGAGTCTGAAGCGGGCGGCCGGCGGCGAGCGCCGCGGCAAGGCACCCACGGGCTGCGCGTCTGGACCCGCGGCCGCGGGAATCAAGAAGCCAAAGGCCATAAGGAAGTTGAGCTTTGCCGATGAGGTGACCACATCCCCTGTCCTGGGCCTGAAGATCAAGGAGGAGGAGCCCGGAGCGCCGTCTCGGGGCTTGGGGGGCAGCCGCACGCCGCTGGGGGAGTTCATCTGCCAGCTGTGCAAGGAGCAGTACGCAGACCCCTTCGCGCTGGCCCAGCACCGCTGCTCCCGCATCGTGCGCGTAGAGTACCGCTGCCCTGAGTGCGACAAGGTGTTCAGCTGTCCTGCGAACCTGGCCTCCCATCGCCGCTGGCATAAGCCGCGTCCTGCGGCTGCAAACGCCGCCACAGTCTCCTCCGCCGACGGGAAGCCGCTTTCTTCGTCGTCTTCGTCCTCCCGGGACTCCGGGGCCATTGCATCTTTTCTGGCGGAGGGAAAGGAGAACAGCCGGATAGAGCGGACTGCGGATCAGCACCCGCAGGCCAGGGACAGCTCCGGGGCGGATCAGCACCCGGACAGCGCCCCGAGGCAGGGCCTCCAGGTGCTGACGCATCCAGAGCCACCGCTGTCTCAGGGCCCCTACACGGAGGGGGTGTTGGGGCGCCGGGTGCCTGTGCCGGGCAGTACCAGTGGTGGTAGGGGATCCGAGATTTTCGTGTGCCCATATTGCCACAAAAAGTTTCGTCGCCAAGCCTATCTGCGCAAGCACCTGAGCACTCACGAGGCGGGCTCGGCCCGTGCGCTAGCGCCGGGCTTTGGCTCCGAACGCGGTGCCCCACTTGCCTTCGCTTGCCCCTTGTGCGGAGCGCACTTCCCTACCGCAGATATCAGGGAGAAGCACCGGCTGTGGCATGCTGTCCGCGAGGAGCTGCTCCTGCCCGCTCTGGCGGGGGCTCCTCCCGAAACGCCGGGCCCTAGCGGGCCATCTGACGGGAGTGCCCAGCAAATTTTCTCGTGCAAGCACTGCCCGTCCACTTTTTTTAGCTCTCCGGGGCTGACCCGGCACATCAATAAGTGCCACCCCTCAGAAAGTCGGCAAGTGCTGCTGCTGCAGATGCCACTGCGGCCTGGCTGCTGAGGGACGAGAGACCAGGATGATTTCGAGGTTGGCCTTAGAGGAAACAGATCATGGGAATTTCTGTGGGGCTTTCTTCAACTTGCAAGTTTactttcattccttcttatgTTTTAATCTCCTAAAATTCTCCCTGTAGTCAATGTTCCACCAGAGGAGCGGACAGTGAAATGTAATATCCCTCTCTAGAGCAGGTATGTATATGGTACAAACCTTGAGATCAAAGACTGTCAGCTTTAAATCCTTCTCACTTTCCCCACTAAAATAGGATTTTTCCCCCTTAAAACTCTGGAGACCCTAACGAATCCTATATGATTTGTAATTCCTATGGAAAGTCGCGGTGAATGCGTGCATATCTCAATGTCCACAAAGGGTTCTGGCTACCCTTTGGTAgtcaccaatttttttttgtcttgtcatCACAGGCGCCTATGCAGCTTCTGTCTCAATAGGGTCAGATATTTTGCACTGTATATTCTGTGAATTAAAAGTTATGTGATTGGTGCCAAACTTAAGGAGATTCAAGACTTGGCAGAaaatgttgaggatttttgctgcTTTTGGGGTGCATGGGGACTTTCCTTTGCCCAATTATATGTACATGTCCATTCTTAAGTTGGTGTTTGGAGATGGGGAGGATGCTACTTTACTGGAGTTGAGACACCCCTTAAAATTCTCACCGTCAGCTATTTTGTGGGCAGTATTCAGGAAGAGCTACTTCAAACCTTTGTTTAAATGGCTTTTTGGAAATACAGAAGTCGTTTCCTCAAGTTTGACTGTTTTAATGGGGTTTCACCCAAATTGTTTAATGCTTCTGCTGTAAATGTCATACTGTGTATTCATTATGAAAATATGTACAGCTTAAGGAAGATGTTAACACCTATAATCCACTAAGGAACTGAATGGCAATTTGCTCAAtattcagtattttcttttcagcggcaacttatttttttaaaaaaccatttcaGTGTACATTCTGTACTAATTCCCTACTAGCTAGAGTTTGGGACACTGGCTGAGCACCGCCTGACAGAAAGCCTATATTTGTAAGATGCTTACCACCAAATAAATGTACATAGACTGTGCTTTTGTTGTATTCTGTGTTTGTCTTAAGAATCCTGTTGAACACAGCCTATTTTCAAAGCCACATTTCTTATCTCCCCAATGTCGGTATCCTGTTTTAGAATGTTAGTGACCCATTTGGACAGAATACAAAGacggaaatattttgaaaatgaatgtaatggtgcaggaatgcaatgaaaaattTTCCTTCGAAGTATGGCTGCAAAGACTGAGCTGCAAAAGGCAAGGAATATGCACTAGTCTTTGAATCTAAAAAAGACATCCCCCCCCTAAAAAATGTCAAccgaaaatatattttaaatatatatatatctatatatatttcaaGCTAGTGAACAGTGTtacctgaaaatgaaaaaaagtattttaatggtGCTAATTTCACTAtttcacatttgtatttttactcCATATTGTTATATATCATCAATCCATTAGATTTTTttacagcagtttagaaacatGTATGCAGTTACTCTGATTTTCCTTTCTGTAATTCTTCACCTTGGCTGTAGGAAATTGTCTACATTGTTCAATTTT
The genomic region above belongs to Pongo pygmaeus isolate AG05252 chromosome 15, NHGRI_mPonPyg2-v2.0_pri, whole genome shotgun sequence and contains:
- the INSM2 gene encoding insulinoma-associated protein 2, which translates into the protein MPRGFLVKRTKRTGGSYRVRLAERVFPLLGPQGAPPFLEEAPSASLPGAERAAPPTREEPGKGLTAEAAREQSGSPCRAAGVSSGTGGREGAEWRAGGREGSGPSPSPSPSPSPAKPAGAELRRAFLERCLSSPVSAESFPGGAAAVAAFSCSVAPAAAPTSGEQFLLPLRAPFPEPALQPDPAPLSAALQSLKRAAGGERRGKAPTGCASGPAAAGIKKPKAIRKLSFADEVTTSPVLGLKIKEEEPGAPSRGLGGSRTPLGEFICQLCKEQYADPFALAQHRCSRIVRVEYRCPECDKVFSCPANLASHRRWHKPRPAAANAATVSSADGKPLSSSSSSSRDSGAIASFLAEGKENSRIERTADQHPQARDSSGADQHPDSAPRQGLQVLTHPEPPLSQGPYTEGVLGRRVPVPGSTSGGRGSEIFVCPYCHKKFRRQAYLRKHLSTHEAGSARALAPGFGSERGAPLAFACPLCGAHFPTADIREKHRLWHAVREELLLPALAGAPPETPGPSGPSDGSAQQIFSCKHCPSTFFSSPGLTRHINKCHPSESRQVLLLQMPLRPGC